A single genomic interval of Mangifera indica cultivar Alphonso chromosome 5, CATAS_Mindica_2.1, whole genome shotgun sequence harbors:
- the LOC123215515 gene encoding 11-beta-hydroxysteroid dehydrogenase 1A-like, protein MELINKFLNVTVPFVALVTLPFFMPPYFLFKFLLFTIRTIFSEDVAGKVVLITGASSVIGEHLAYEYARRGACLALVARRELRLREVARRAELIGSPNVTVIPGDVTKVEDCKHFAEATVRHFGRLDHLVANAGVAPVCMFEDYPDITRAAPAMDINFWGSAYSACFAIPYLKQSKGKIIAIASAAGWLPVPRMTIYCASKAAVIALYETLRVEYGEDIRITIVSPGVIESEMTEGKFLNKAGKLEVDKEMRDVRVSLMPVRSTEECAQAVVNSACRGDKYLAEPSWVRVSFFLKAFWPEIIECFNHMLLVTGPGASQRDAVSKRLLDIVRGIKEFLTPNTVPFHELTARLDHERYRRSPY, encoded by the exons ATGGAATTGATCAATAAGTTCTTAAACGTTACAGTTCCTTTTGTAGCGCTTGTTACGCTGCCCTTCTTCATGCCACCATATTTCTTATTCAAGTTTCTCCTATTCACCATAAGAACCATATTCAGTGAAGATGTGGCTGGAAAAGTTGTACTTATTACTGGAGCATCTTCAGTCATCGGCGAG CATCTTGCTTATGAGTATGCTAGGAGAGGAGCTTGTTTAGCCTTAGTCGCCAGAAGAGAGCTTCGGCTCCGAGAAGTTGCCAGACGAGCAGAGCTGATTGGTTCACCTAATGTTACTGTCATTCCCGGAGATGTTACCAAGGTGGAAGACTGTAAGCATTTTGCTGAGGCAACAGTGAGGCACTTTGGTCGAT TGGACCATCTTGTGGCAAATGCTGGTGTCGCTCCAGTCTGCATGTTTGAAGACTACCCCGACATTACGAGAGCCGCACCAGCCATG GACATCAACTTCTGGGGCTCAGCTTATAGCGCTTGCTTCGCAATTCCATATCTAAAGCAGAGCAAAGGAAAGATCATTGCCATTGCATCTGCTGCTGGATGGTTACCTGTGCCAAGAATGACCATCTATTGT GCAAGCAAAGCAGCTGTAATTGCTTTATACGAGACATTAAGAGTTGAATATGGGGAGGACATTAGAATAACAATCGTGAGTCCTGGTGTGATCGAGTCAGAAATGACTGAAGGGAAGTTCCTAAACAAAGCAGGCAAATTGGAAGTAGACAAAGAAATGAGAGAT GTTCGAGTAAGCTTGATGCCAGTCCGATCAACCGAAGAGTGTGCACAAGCTGTTGTTAACAGTGCATGCCGCGGAGACAAATACTTAGCAGAGCCATCTTGGGTCAGGGTGTCATTTTTCTTGAAAGCGTTTTGGCCAGAGATAATAGAGTGTTTCAACCACATGCTACTGGTCACTGGACCTGGGGCTTCACAGAGAGACGCAGTAAGCAAGAGGTTGCTGGATATCGTTAGAGGGATAAAGGAATTTCTAACCCCAAACACAGTCCCATTTCATGAGCTCACGGCCCGTCTAGATCATGAAAGGTATAGGCGGTCTCCATACTAA